In the Enterococcus saigonensis genome, one interval contains:
- a CDS encoding peptidoglycan DD-metalloendopeptidase family protein, whose translation MKLKKTILTLSLLGSLFFSATAFASETSDKLATVTADVTQSEAKINDFKSQIKDVQSQLKINEETQAALVQQLDKEVEKLADIKEALIQKEAQQAEVAASFLSSSLDLLSGLQGKEQIEVQVTKLKEEQSNQRIEVASLQGKLTQLKQSKQELTANATNLGQEQAAVEKAIVVKKATIEKLAAKVKAEEEKAAKVAQTGFAAPIEGSLNVSSPFGWRQMPLGGGTEHHDGIDLTGSTGQTVMAARDGVVIEAGFDASCGNHVIVKHDNGYYTYYFHLTTIEVSNGANVSVGQRIGGMGTTGNSTGVHLHFGVATGMWEGFVDPAPLIGAA comes from the coding sequence TTGAAACTCAAAAAAACAATTTTAACACTTTCACTTCTCGGAAGTTTATTTTTTTCTGCAACTGCTTTTGCTTCTGAAACAAGTGATAAATTAGCAACAGTAACAGCTGATGTGACACAAAGTGAAGCAAAAATAAATGATTTTAAATCACAAATCAAAGATGTACAATCCCAACTTAAAATAAATGAAGAAACACAAGCTGCTTTAGTGCAACAATTAGATAAAGAAGTTGAAAAATTAGCAGATATAAAAGAAGCCTTGATCCAAAAAGAAGCACAACAAGCAGAAGTGGCAGCCTCTTTTTTAAGTTCTTCCCTTGATTTATTAAGTGGATTACAAGGAAAAGAACAAATTGAAGTGCAAGTAACAAAATTAAAAGAAGAACAAAGTAATCAACGCATTGAAGTTGCCTCATTGCAAGGAAAATTAACACAATTAAAACAGAGCAAGCAAGAATTAACGGCCAACGCAACAAATTTAGGCCAAGAACAGGCAGCTGTTGAAAAAGCAATCGTAGTAAAAAAAGCCACAATTGAAAAACTTGCTGCAAAAGTTAAAGCAGAAGAAGAAAAAGCGGCTAAAGTAGCGCAAACAGGTTTTGCTGCACCAATAGAAGGGAGTTTAAATGTCAGCAGTCCTTTTGGCTGGCGTCAAATGCCTTTAGGTGGCGGGACAGAACATCACGATGGCATTGATTTAACCGGTTCTACTGGCCAAACAGTGATGGCAGCGCGAGATGGTGTTGTAATAGAAGCTGGTTTTGATGCTAGTTGTGGCAATCATGTGATTGTAAAACATGACAACGGCTATTACACGTATTACTTTCATTTAACAACAATTGAAGTAAGTAATGGTGCTAATGTGAGTGTCGGTCAACGAATTGGTGGTATGGGAACCACAGGAAACTCCACTGGTGTTCATTTACACTTTGGTGTTGCAACAGGTATGTGGGAGGGCTTTGTTGATCCTGCGCCTTTAATTGGTGCTGCTTAA
- a CDS encoding RluA family pseudouridine synthase — protein sequence MEYAITLPKNQKEMTIRELLEKEWLVPRKVRHFLRTRKNVRKNGEFVMFHEHCRAGDIITLVIEPTDYVYQTVALGNKNKISVLYEDEHLIVVNKPTGVKTHPNQPQEIDTLLNDLAAYLAVKNQRPYVVHRLDKETSGAILFAKNPLVLPILGRLLEQKSIYRRYQAVVAGNLDHDLTITKKIGRDRHDRRKRIVDERNGQTAITHITVHHGGKKSQVYCQLETGRTHQIRVHLKSIGHPIIGDPLYGSIKAPRLMLHASEMHIEHPFSKEKLIITATPGLW from the coding sequence ATGGAATACGCGATAACACTACCTAAAAATCAAAAAGAGATGACGATTCGTGAACTATTAGAAAAAGAATGGTTAGTTCCTAGAAAAGTCCGTCATTTTTTACGTACCCGAAAAAATGTCCGCAAAAACGGAGAATTTGTCATGTTTCATGAACATTGTCGAGCTGGCGATATCATTACCCTAGTTATTGAGCCCACTGATTACGTCTATCAAACAGTTGCTTTAGGCAATAAAAATAAAATCTCAGTTTTATATGAAGATGAGCATTTGATTGTGGTGAATAAACCAACTGGTGTAAAAACACATCCCAATCAGCCCCAAGAAATCGATACACTTCTAAATGATTTAGCCGCCTACTTAGCCGTTAAAAATCAGCGTCCCTATGTTGTTCATCGTTTAGACAAAGAGACTAGCGGTGCTATATTATTTGCTAAAAATCCATTAGTACTTCCTATTTTAGGTCGATTATTGGAACAAAAAAGTATTTACCGCCGCTATCAAGCTGTAGTTGCCGGCAATTTAGACCATGATTTAACTATTACGAAAAAAATTGGTCGTGATCGTCACGATCGCCGTAAGCGGATTGTTGATGAACGAAATGGACAAACAGCTATCACTCACATAACCGTTCATCACGGAGGAAAAAAAAGTCAAGTTTATTGTCAGTTAGAGACAGGGCGTACTCATCAAATTCGGGTCCACTTAAAAAGTATTGGTCATCCCATTATTGGCGACCCATTATATGGTTCGATAAAAGCACCACGTTTAATGCTGCATGCGAGTGAAATGCATATCGAACACCCTTTTTCTAAAGAAAAATTAATTATTACCGCCACCCCAGGTTTATGGTAG
- a CDS encoding PBP1A family penicillin-binding protein: MDAKEIWKKIKEALLSFWQWLKPYLQQLHHWRKRVWKKYHVNKIIILLGLVAVLVTSSYLFYLSKQVDVDRLQSDLKNTTVIYDKDGDTAGKLSSGKGTYVEIDKISPNIVNAVVSTEDRNFYHHHGFDIKGIARAAVRAVINRNTSGGGGSTITQQLAKNAYLTLDQTFSRKAKELFLAIEIEKKYTKDQILTMYLNNAYFGNGVWGVQDASKKYFGVNASELELSEAATLAGMLKGPNIYNPIDHPDLANQRRNVVLSVMVDNGKITKEQEKQVEQTNIADSLYDAYDNEDSGNNYPYFIDAILDEAEAKYDIDDSDILTKGYKVYTTLDQQQQIQMQNVYENANNFPANATDGAMPQSGSVSMDPNTGGIRALVGRRGEHTFRGFNFATQMKRSPGSTIKPISVYTPALEAGYKPDSILKDEKLKFYDVKNYDGTYSGEVPMYQSVAWSLNAPAVWLLHEIGIDKGFKKAQEFGLSLTEKDKYWGGVALGGLEKGESPMTMAAAYGVFANGGQLYTPHVITKIVDSKGTVIVDNTKPKGKRVISEETANQMTSMLLGTFSNGTAAQANPGYTMAGKTGTTETNFDSSKANDQWIVGYTPNVVIATWLGFEQSSKDHYLSGTSGDVVGKIFQAEAANILPHVKESGFAVADAYQTNGKVVAADEVNRDQSSENDWSKTVDDFAEKAKDGLSEIGGKVKEGAKRVFQDIWGKLNGN, from the coding sequence ATGGACGCAAAAGAAATTTGGAAAAAAATTAAAGAGGCGCTATTATCTTTTTGGCAATGGCTGAAGCCTTATTTACAGCAATTGCATCACTGGCGTAAACGGGTATGGAAAAAATATCATGTGAATAAAATTATTATCCTGTTAGGTTTGGTCGCAGTTCTAGTGACTAGCAGTTACTTATTTTACTTATCCAAACAAGTCGATGTTGACCGTCTGCAATCAGATTTGAAGAACACGACAGTCATTTATGATAAAGATGGCGATACTGCTGGGAAATTAAGTTCTGGTAAGGGGACGTATGTTGAAATTGACAAAATTTCTCCTAATATTGTTAATGCCGTAGTTTCAACAGAAGATCGTAATTTTTATCATCACCATGGATTTGATATAAAAGGGATTGCTCGGGCAGCAGTTAGAGCAGTGATTAATCGCAACACTTCCGGAGGCGGTGGGAGTACCATTACCCAACAATTAGCTAAAAATGCTTATTTAACTTTGGATCAGACTTTTAGTCGTAAAGCAAAAGAACTTTTCTTGGCGATTGAGATTGAAAAAAAGTACACCAAAGACCAAATTTTAACGATGTATTTGAACAACGCTTATTTTGGTAATGGTGTGTGGGGTGTGCAGGACGCTTCTAAGAAATACTTTGGCGTTAATGCCAGTGAACTGGAATTAAGTGAAGCGGCAACACTAGCTGGGATGTTAAAAGGACCTAACATTTATAATCCAATTGACCACCCTGATTTAGCTAATCAGCGCCGAAATGTTGTTTTAAGTGTAATGGTAGATAATGGGAAGATCACCAAAGAACAGGAAAAACAAGTTGAACAAACCAATATAGCAGATTCCTTATATGATGCGTATGATAATGAAGATAGTGGAAATAATTATCCTTACTTTATTGATGCTATCTTAGATGAGGCAGAAGCAAAATATGATATTGACGACTCTGATATTTTAACAAAGGGTTATAAAGTTTATACGACGTTGGATCAACAACAACAAATTCAGATGCAAAACGTTTATGAGAATGCCAATAATTTTCCAGCTAATGCTACTGATGGCGCTATGCCACAGTCAGGTTCAGTTTCAATGGATCCAAATACCGGCGGAATTCGAGCATTAGTGGGGAGACGAGGAGAGCATACTTTTCGAGGCTTTAACTTTGCTACTCAGATGAAGCGTTCACCTGGTTCGACGATTAAGCCAATTAGTGTCTATACACCGGCACTAGAAGCAGGATATAAACCAGATAGTATTTTAAAAGATGAAAAACTGAAATTTTATGATGTAAAAAATTATGATGGTACCTATTCCGGTGAGGTGCCGATGTATCAATCGGTGGCTTGGAGTTTGAATGCACCGGCTGTTTGGTTACTTCATGAAATTGGGATTGATAAAGGATTCAAAAAGGCACAAGAATTTGGTCTTTCACTAACAGAAAAAGACAAATATTGGGGTGGGGTTGCCTTAGGTGGTCTAGAAAAAGGAGAATCCCCAATGACTATGGCTGCAGCGTATGGTGTTTTTGCCAATGGGGGACAACTTTACACGCCACATGTTATCACTAAGATTGTAGATTCTAAAGGTACCGTTATTGTCGACAATACTAAGCCAAAAGGCAAACGTGTTATCTCAGAAGAAACAGCCAATCAGATGACAAGTATGTTATTGGGAACATTTTCAAATGGGACTGCTGCCCAAGCCAATCCTGGGTATACAATGGCAGGTAAAACAGGAACAACAGAAACGAACTTTGATTCTAGTAAAGCTAACGATCAATGGATTGTAGGCTATACGCCAAATGTGGTAATTGCGACTTGGTTAGGATTTGAACAAAGTAGCAAGGATCATTATTTATCGGGTACGAGTGGCGATGTAGTTGGTAAAATTTTTCAAGCTGAAGCGGCTAATATTTTGCCTCATGTCAAGGAGTCTGGTTTTGCCGTAGCCGACGCTTATCAAACGAATGGAAAAGTTGTCGCTGCTGATGAAGTCAATCGTGATCAAAGTAGTGAAAACGATTGGAGCAAAACGGTCGATGATTTCGCAGAAAAAGCAAAAGATGGTTTAAGTGAAATCGGTGGTAAAGTAAAAGAAGGTGCAAAACGGGTCTTTCAAGATATTTGGGGTAAACTAAATGGTAACTAA
- a CDS encoding YlbF family regulator, with translation MANIYDTANQLEREIRESQQFGDLKASFDRLKENQEAHALFQEFQQLQQGLHEKMMSGEEISEEDAKKAQELAEKVQKEDLINELMQKEQAFSAVVNDLNRIIMGPVHELYN, from the coding sequence ATGGCAAATATTTATGATACAGCAAATCAATTAGAACGAGAAATTCGTGAATCGCAACAATTTGGCGACTTAAAAGCATCTTTTGATCGCTTGAAAGAAAATCAAGAAGCACATGCTTTATTTCAAGAATTCCAACAATTGCAACAAGGTTTGCATGAAAAAATGATGTCAGGTGAAGAAATTTCCGAAGAGGATGCAAAAAAAGCGCAAGAATTAGCTGAAAAAGTACAAAAGGAAGACTTAATTAATGAATTAATGCAAAAAGAACAAGCTTTTAGTGCTGTTGTCAATGACTTAAACCGCATTATCATGGGCCCTGTTCATGAATTATATAATTAA
- a CDS encoding GyrI-like domain-containing protein: protein MKIDWSKQEKTLYTAKKPTIITIPSQQFITLTGCGNPNDSLFTKKISALFPIAYGIKMAIKKGALGESIDYRVYPLEGVWTTTDGSKGENLNKDALKYKIMLRQPGFVTEDFFNAIKTKTLIKKENPYFDDVKWEVYEEGQVLQMIHTGTFDTETKTFNQMENFLAENKLTKTVMMGDYWHREIYLNDFRRTQPEKLQTLLRYKIKA, encoded by the coding sequence ATGAAAATTGATTGGAGCAAGCAGGAAAAAACACTATATACTGCAAAAAAACCAACTATAATCACAATTCCATCACAACAATTTATCACTTTAACAGGCTGTGGCAATCCCAATGATTCCTTGTTTACAAAAAAGATTAGCGCACTTTTTCCAATTGCCTATGGTATTAAAATGGCCATAAAAAAAGGCGCTCTAGGCGAGTCAATTGATTATCGCGTTTATCCCTTGGAAGGTGTTTGGACTACCACTGATGGATCAAAAGGCGAAAATCTAAATAAAGATGCTTTAAAATATAAAATTATGCTCCGCCAACCCGGGTTTGTAACAGAAGACTTTTTCAATGCGATTAAGACAAAAACCTTAATCAAAAAAGAAAATCCTTATTTTGACGATGTGAAATGGGAAGTCTATGAAGAAGGACAAGTTTTACAAATGATCCATACTGGTACCTTTGATACAGAAACCAAAACATTTAATCAGATGGAGAACTTTCTAGCTGAAAACAAGTTAACTAAGACCGTGATGATGGGTGATTACTGGCACCGAGAAATCTACCTAAACGATTTTCGTCGAACACAACCAGAAAAATTACAAACATTATTGCGTTATAAAATTAAAGCATAG
- a CDS encoding GntR family transcriptional regulator codes for MSQPLYQKIKNDLKAQILIGKLPSGNKLPTEKELSDIYHVSRITAKRALTDLEQEGLIKRIQGSGSFVKELPEKRTQPRRILLILPLEESTELSIAPLSEGVMNVLQAKKIDVLLTNFDFLTHRTATDITTEFDGLIYYARNQEAHLDLLISLALQSFPTIILDKKIPDLPFAAVTADNEVGGYLATKHLLQLGHQKIAYYFGDKNHPQSTRQRYFGYFRALTEEKVIFHTHLEDTYLTGAGLNHYLRENKITALVCENDLFALRAIQQLRQQNWHIPAELSVSGFDDTQAARFFDPALTTVFQDFSRIGQNAAKLLLAWLQEEKIPGDTKIPVKLIPRDSTRSLKGENYEN; via the coding sequence GTGAGCCAGCCGCTCTATCAAAAAATAAAAAACGATTTAAAAGCGCAAATTCTAATTGGAAAACTTCCTTCAGGTAATAAATTACCTACCGAAAAAGAACTTTCTGACATATATCACGTCAGTCGGATTACAGCCAAGCGAGCATTAACTGACTTGGAACAAGAAGGTTTAATCAAACGTATTCAAGGTAGCGGGAGCTTTGTCAAAGAACTTCCAGAAAAGCGGACACAACCACGTCGAATTCTATTAATTTTACCATTAGAAGAAAGCACAGAACTCTCCATTGCCCCTTTGAGCGAAGGAGTTATGAATGTTTTACAGGCTAAAAAAATAGATGTACTCTTAACTAATTTTGATTTTTTAACTCATCGTACTGCAACTGACATAACAACAGAATTTGATGGATTAATTTACTACGCTCGTAATCAAGAAGCACATTTAGATTTACTTATTTCTCTGGCTTTACAGTCTTTTCCTACTATTATTTTGGATAAAAAAATCCCCGACTTACCTTTTGCTGCGGTTACTGCAGACAATGAAGTAGGGGGATATCTTGCGACCAAACACTTACTACAATTAGGACATCAAAAAATTGCCTATTATTTTGGAGATAAAAACCATCCTCAATCAACGCGGCAACGCTACTTTGGGTATTTTCGGGCCTTAACAGAAGAAAAAGTAATTTTCCATACTCATTTAGAGGATACTTATTTAACCGGGGCTGGCCTTAATCATTATTTACGGGAAAACAAAATAACAGCCTTAGTCTGTGAAAATGATTTGTTTGCACTACGCGCAATTCAACAGCTGCGCCAACAAAATTGGCATATCCCCGCTGAATTATCAGTCTCAGGCTTTGATGATACACAAGCAGCACGTTTTTTTGATCCTGCTTTAACCACTGTTTTTCAGGATTTTAGTAGGATTGGTCAAAATGCTGCAAAACTGTTATTGGCCTGGCTGCAAGAAGAAAAAATCCCTGGAGATACTAAAATTCCAGTAAAATTAATTCCCCGAGATTCCACAAGATCACTTAAAGGAGAAAATTATGAAAATTGA
- a CDS encoding ROK family protein — protein sequence MYYGGIEAGGTKFICAVSDEQQNIVAKTSIPTTTPAETLQATFDFFDQYEISAMGIGSFGPIGINEDKDNYGYILATPKPGWSEFDFLGQMKEKYDIPFVWTTDVNAAAYGELKKGAAQGKNSCIYLTVGTGIGGGVVIDGKIFSGINHPEMGHVHVKRHPDDEYEGKCPYHKDCLEGLAAGPSLEARTGIKGQDLPEDHPIWEIQAYYIAQALMSYVLTLAPERIILGGGVMNQDHLLMKIRQSFVEQVAGYVETPPVSEYIVRWGLPNESGITGCLLLAEDAIKTK from the coding sequence ATGTATTACGGTGGTATTGAAGCAGGCGGGACAAAATTTATCTGTGCTGTCAGTGATGAGCAACAAAATATTGTGGCAAAAACGAGTATTCCTACAACCACCCCGGCAGAAACTTTACAAGCCACGTTTGATTTTTTTGATCAATATGAAATCAGTGCAATGGGCATTGGATCATTTGGACCGATTGGAATTAATGAGGATAAAGATAATTATGGCTATATCTTGGCAACACCAAAACCAGGGTGGTCTGAGTTTGATTTCTTAGGTCAAATGAAAGAAAAATACGATATTCCTTTTGTCTGGACGACAGATGTCAATGCAGCAGCATATGGTGAACTAAAAAAAGGAGCAGCTCAAGGTAAAAATAGCTGTATTTACTTAACAGTAGGTACAGGAATCGGGGGCGGTGTTGTAATTGATGGTAAAATCTTCTCTGGAATCAATCATCCAGAAATGGGACATGTGCATGTAAAACGTCATCCGGATGATGAATATGAAGGAAAGTGTCCGTATCATAAGGACTGTTTAGAAGGTCTAGCAGCAGGACCAAGTCTTGAAGCAAGAACTGGCATTAAAGGTCAAGATTTACCAGAAGATCATCCAATTTGGGAAATCCAAGCGTATTATATTGCGCAAGCATTAATGAGTTATGTTTTAACATTAGCACCAGAACGAATTATTTTAGGTGGTGGTGTGATGAACCAAGATCATTTATTAATGAAAATTAGACAAAGTTTTGTGGAGCAAGTCGCCGGTTATGTGGAAACACCGCCAGTTAGTGAATATATTGTCCGTTGGGGTTTACCAAATGAAAGTGGCATCACAGGTTGTTTATTATTAGCAGAAGATGCTATAAAAACAAAATAA
- a CDS encoding metallophosphoesterase family protein, whose protein sequence is MRFIHVADLHFDRTFEGVPKELPADFLKKLNQANEKTLKNIITSAINQNVDFVIFAGDTFHQKNPSLKNQQLLMQQFQRLEQVEIPVYLIFGNHDYYDENRYWFSFPKNVVLFEEEKVKSFIATTQAGERYAVSGFSYRQQYLHKSMTQEFPMRNSQVDYHIGLYHGDVQDANFAPFNLSELKSKNYDYWALGHIHQPTQLSEEIIYPGTPQGHTKKELDLGNVLLVDLSGDKVNLKEIPVAAVRWQKSVISLAHCENNATVLNYLKEQLTPLATAQTRLLEITLTETQHLVNFADMIVNGQLQDLLNQQWPAQIFVHKLAVQETKAKISLPASDLLKKQLLQEFSHSEIFKEVLADLATNKITAALLEDDEFCQEVLEQVTEELDQQFEWGQK, encoded by the coding sequence ATGCGCTTTATCCATGTTGCTGATTTGCATTTTGACCGCACTTTTGAGGGAGTCCCAAAAGAACTTCCAGCTGATTTTTTAAAAAAGTTAAATCAAGCGAATGAAAAAACTTTAAAAAATATTATTACCAGCGCTATTAATCAAAACGTGGATTTTGTCATTTTTGCTGGAGATACCTTTCATCAAAAGAATCCATCTTTGAAAAATCAGCAGTTATTAATGCAGCAATTTCAGCGATTAGAACAGGTGGAAATCCCGGTATATTTAATTTTTGGTAATCACGATTATTATGATGAGAATCGTTACTGGTTTTCATTTCCTAAAAATGTAGTATTGTTTGAAGAAGAAAAAGTGAAAAGCTTTATTGCGACTACGCAAGCGGGGGAACGTTATGCGGTATCGGGGTTTAGCTATCGTCAGCAATATTTGCATAAATCCATGACCCAAGAATTTCCCATGCGCAATTCACAAGTTGACTATCATATTGGACTTTATCATGGGGATGTTCAAGATGCCAACTTTGCACCGTTTAACCTTAGTGAATTGAAAAGTAAAAATTATGATTATTGGGCATTGGGACACATTCATCAACCGACGCAATTAAGTGAAGAAATTATTTATCCAGGAACACCACAAGGGCATACGAAAAAAGAGCTTGATTTGGGTAATGTTCTCTTAGTGGATTTGTCAGGGGATAAAGTCAATTTAAAGGAAATTCCTGTTGCTGCAGTGCGTTGGCAAAAAAGCGTAATTTCCTTAGCCCACTGTGAGAATAATGCAACAGTCTTAAATTATTTAAAAGAACAATTGACACCGCTGGCAACAGCGCAGACGAGGTTGCTCGAAATTACATTGACAGAAACACAACACTTGGTTAATTTTGCCGATATGATTGTAAATGGTCAGCTGCAAGATTTATTAAATCAACAATGGCCTGCACAAATTTTTGTTCATAAATTGGCAGTACAAGAAACAAAAGCAAAGATTTCATTACCTGCAAGTGATTTATTAAAAAAACAATTGTTACAAGAATTTAGCCACAGCGAAATTTTTAAAGAAGTTTTAGCCGATCTTGCTACAAATAAAATTACCGCAGCTTTGTTGGAAGACGATGAATTTTGCCAAGAAGTGTTGGAACAAGTCACCGAAGAATTAGATCAGCAATTTGAATGGGGGCAAAAGTAA
- a CDS encoding AAA family ATPase, with protein sequence MRILRAEITGFGKYRNQTIDFTSGNQLFYGANEAGKSTLYQFIMAMLFGFPLKRGRKRDFEPLDGTSYGGRLVITLPVQGEVTIERFKQVNRGKAKVYLRQQTGDDTLLNQLIAPLNRELFEEVFTFQQEQLAQIERLQEKPLHDALISLGITGSKKLLEKQQTYNENEQKIFKVRGQRQALNKALKEREKIAQQVSQQETKEAAITDLLAGKQKDELLQQELTEKLKQAQQEYLVLKEKENSFPQYEEWQVLQKKYPNDELGAQPEKLQEFYNQYNQLNTRLAEGKQALVALNESYGLTDRYRFYLEHEIEIKNLLQDQVTAVRLTDDFQAHLREQQQLIEAVTVLEDTYQFNVGEDPQKKVRVVKNLVQDYHSITSDITQAQQEVRWQKEQQPVLSTTPSFFQQQTGAVLPTLIASFVAVIFVIGGILSTNVRFVLWAIALIAVGVALYNYQKKTTKKHSVKTKDKQQESHKMTFVDQLMKKQEQIWHHLQTQLPLLKDPEDLPVALVQLQNAAEDYLVKNNALMAVDQRLDQLDQAYGAFLQRFSFLDKWVPQEGQDILQRLLLVQNFADEMQEVKLQQEQPTAALLIRQNQQLQQQLDQLVAENQNLLSSVGITQPTEIPLWIAQMHQKAGDLARKQELAARLKNLFPKKITATQLAMKRATVQKKLEELQLADRQVNRSIQSAQLKIEQMQSDGTLDELRQSLTQADSKVYELALQWGKNKLLAALLGDLATELSDKQLPQLLQKSSEYLKILTKDNYTALDFIEGELVVKTKNQNWQIYELSTGTKDQVIMAVRFGYLSLQERILCPLIIDDGWLHYDSIRKEQLAVLLKEFSQDYQVICLSSDVEMVSYYEKLQQKIVVLN encoded by the coding sequence ATGCGAATTCTAAGAGCTGAAATTACCGGGTTTGGTAAATATCGTAATCAAACAATTGATTTTACGAGTGGCAATCAATTGTTTTACGGTGCAAATGAGGCGGGTAAGTCGACTTTGTATCAGTTTATTATGGCGATGTTATTTGGCTTTCCTTTAAAAAGAGGAAGAAAACGTGATTTTGAACCTTTAGATGGTACGAGTTATGGTGGGCGTTTAGTAATAACACTCCCTGTGCAAGGTGAAGTGACAATCGAACGCTTTAAACAAGTGAATCGGGGGAAAGCAAAAGTTTACTTAAGACAGCAGACTGGAGATGATACGCTTTTAAATCAATTGATTGCACCTTTAAATCGGGAATTGTTTGAAGAAGTTTTTACTTTTCAACAAGAACAATTGGCGCAAATAGAGCGCCTACAAGAAAAACCACTGCACGATGCTTTAATTTCATTGGGAATTACTGGGAGCAAAAAATTATTAGAAAAGCAACAGACCTATAACGAGAACGAACAAAAAATATTTAAAGTCAGAGGACAGCGACAGGCTTTAAACAAGGCTTTAAAAGAACGGGAAAAAATTGCCCAACAAGTTTCGCAACAAGAAACAAAGGAAGCCGCCATTACCGATCTTTTAGCCGGCAAACAAAAAGATGAATTACTGCAACAAGAATTAACAGAAAAATTAAAACAAGCGCAGCAAGAATATTTAGTCCTAAAAGAAAAAGAAAATAGCTTTCCCCAATATGAAGAGTGGCAAGTTTTACAAAAAAAATATCCCAACGATGAATTAGGAGCCCAACCTGAGAAACTACAGGAATTTTACAATCAATATAATCAGCTAAATACCCGCTTAGCAGAAGGCAAACAAGCATTGGTCGCGTTAAATGAATCTTATGGATTGACTGATCGTTACCGATTTTATCTCGAACATGAAATAGAGATTAAAAATTTGCTACAAGATCAAGTTACTGCAGTGCGTTTAACCGACGATTTTCAAGCACATCTACGCGAGCAACAGCAATTAATAGAAGCCGTGACGGTTTTAGAAGATACGTATCAGTTTAACGTGGGAGAAGATCCACAGAAAAAAGTTCGTGTAGTTAAAAATTTAGTCCAAGACTATCACAGCATTACATCAGATATTACGCAGGCGCAACAAGAAGTTCGGTGGCAAAAAGAACAACAGCCGGTACTTTCTACTACCCCTTCTTTTTTTCAACAGCAGACCGGAGCTGTTCTTCCTACCCTTATTGCTAGTTTTGTTGCAGTGATTTTTGTGATTGGTGGTATCCTCAGTACAAATGTCCGCTTTGTCTTATGGGCAATTGCCCTCATTGCAGTGGGGGTCGCCCTTTACAATTACCAGAAAAAAACGACTAAAAAGCACTCTGTGAAAACAAAAGATAAGCAGCAAGAAAGCCACAAAATGACATTTGTGGACCAATTGATGAAAAAGCAAGAACAAATTTGGCACCACCTACAAACGCAATTACCTTTGCTTAAAGACCCGGAAGATTTACCTGTTGCTTTAGTTCAATTGCAAAATGCTGCAGAAGATTATCTTGTGAAAAATAATGCCCTGATGGCAGTGGATCAACGTTTGGATCAATTAGATCAAGCGTATGGCGCTTTTTTACAACGGTTTTCATTTTTAGATAAATGGGTGCCACAAGAAGGACAAGATATTTTACAACGTTTATTATTAGTACAAAATTTTGCTGATGAGATGCAAGAAGTGAAGTTGCAGCAGGAACAACCCACAGCGGCTTTATTGATTCGTCAAAATCAACAATTGCAACAGCAACTTGATCAACTGGTGGCAGAAAATCAGAATTTGCTTAGTAGTGTAGGAATTACGCAACCTACTGAAATTCCATTATGGATTGCACAAATGCATCAAAAAGCGGGTGACTTAGCCCGAAAACAAGAACTTGCAGCAAGGCTAAAAAATTTATTTCCTAAAAAAATTACCGCTACACAATTAGCAATGAAAAGAGCAACAGTACAAAAGAAGCTAGAAGAATTACAGCTAGCTGATCGCCAAGTGAACCGTAGTATACAAAGCGCACAATTAAAAATTGAACAGATGCAAAGTGATGGAACTTTAGATGAGTTACGTCAAAGCTTAACGCAAGCAGACAGTAAGGTTTATGAACTGGCGCTCCAATGGGGAAAAAATAAACTGTTGGCAGCTTTACTAGGTGATTTAGCAACAGAACTTTCAGATAAACAGTTGCCGCAGTTGTTACAAAAGAGCAGTGAATACTTAAAAATTTTGACAAAAGACAATTATACAGCTTTGGATTTTATTGAAGGAGAATTAGTTGTCAAAACTAAAAATCAAAACTGGCAGATTTATGAACTTTCCACAGGTACTAAAGATCAAGTGATTATGGCAGTTCGCTTTGGTTATTTATCCTTGCAGGAAAGAATTTTATGTCCGTTAATCATTGATGATGGCTGGTTGCATTATGATAGTATTCGTAAAGAACAATTAGCTGTCTTGTTAAAAGAATTTTCCCAAGACTATCAAGTGATTTGTTTGTCTTCTGACGTAGAAATGGTAAGCTATTATGAGAAGTTACAACAAAAAATTGTTGTGTTAAATTAG